From Pseudomonas sp. G.S.17, the proteins below share one genomic window:
- a CDS encoding baseplate J/gp47 family protein, protein MRELPKPIFVTIDPAATEADLIARYEEKSGKTLYPAQIERLFIDQIAYATTGLQMSIQNAGEQLLVRHSNGPILDYLGELVATPRLLAIAARCTVRFTIALPATQPILIPVGTRVATQDAKLAFATDEDVLIPAGQAQVTVTATCSTVGAAGNGWAIGQISVIANPPFAGLLATNITVSYDGAEDEDDDRYRERIILAPEAYSNAGSRGAYRYHAMAVHQSIKDVAVHGPAEGQQPGHVALFPLTTSGLPTADLLQRVLTLVSGEKVRPLCDTVHALPPVQVDYSISARIVFFNSADRVTTMARVQAAADAYALELSVGLGVDIVPEQLIARLQVAGVYRAFVEQPAVPRELLGNEWAVCSSIQLIDAGTSNG, encoded by the coding sequence ATGCGCGAGCTGCCTAAGCCAATATTCGTCACGATCGATCCTGCCGCCACCGAAGCGGATCTGATTGCGCGCTATGAAGAGAAGTCGGGCAAAACCCTGTATCCGGCGCAGATCGAACGTCTTTTCATCGACCAAATCGCGTACGCCACCACCGGCCTGCAGATGTCCATTCAGAATGCTGGTGAGCAGCTATTGGTGCGGCACAGCAACGGCCCGATTCTGGATTACCTGGGTGAGCTGGTCGCCACCCCTCGATTGTTGGCGATAGCGGCACGTTGCACGGTGCGCTTCACCATTGCGCTGCCTGCAACTCAGCCGATCCTGATCCCTGTCGGTACACGAGTGGCCACCCAGGACGCCAAGCTGGCATTCGCCACTGATGAAGACGTGCTGATCCCTGCTGGCCAGGCTCAAGTCACCGTCACTGCGACCTGCAGTACGGTCGGCGCAGCTGGTAATGGTTGGGCGATCGGGCAGATCAGCGTCATCGCCAATCCACCGTTCGCCGGTCTGCTGGCCACCAACATCACCGTGAGCTATGACGGCGCGGAGGATGAGGACGACGATCGCTACCGTGAACGCATCATTCTCGCCCCTGAGGCTTACTCCAATGCTGGCAGCCGTGGGGCGTATCGTTATCACGCCATGGCCGTGCATCAATCGATCAAAGATGTGGCGGTGCATGGTCCGGCTGAAGGCCAGCAACCCGGCCATGTCGCGCTGTTCCCGCTGACCACCAGCGGATTGCCGACCGCAGACCTGCTACAGCGCGTACTGACCTTGGTGAGTGGCGAGAAGGTGCGGCCCCTCTGTGACACCGTGCATGCGCTGCCCCCGGTGCAGGTCGATTACTCGATCAGCGCTCGCATCGTCTTCTTCAACAGCGCCGATCGCGTCACCACGATGGCCCGAGTACAAGCTGCTGCCGATGCGTACGCGCTTGAGTTGAGTGTCGGTTTAGGTGTCGATATCGTCCCTGAGCAGCTGATCGCACGGCTTCAAGTGGCCGGTGTGTATCGGGCCTTTGTCGAGCAGCCAGCGGTTCCGCGTGAATTGCTGGGCAACGAATGGGCGGTCTGCTCCTCGATCCAGCTGATCGATGCAGGTACGTCCAATGGCTGA
- a CDS encoding phage tail protein, which translates to MADQQLPPALAGDERFVWLNELLNENMQRLDLDPMLVYLVDLVPSSLLPILAEQFSMLEEATWPVARSDDDRRALIKTAIMLHRYKGTPWAVKQALATIGYPVLELIEQKTYQAEWIAAGGKTLDGTWLLDGSVSLTPPATGINGQVMKRIAMSHWAQYAIRLNASEGDWSRDQQKRIRQVAEAYAPTRDELVGIIIALQAKFDSRITIKSMAARLRLKYSRCQRFQPAARRTLDGCWKLSGGYADVLLDGGWSLDGRPLNGRTPTGATLDNSHITTHQKITLRAAMAMGGPRASEPVLLGDRFLALDGRWALDTQTLQGWPMDEGRSLADAQLDRVGLHRLDGTWLLGGELGGPSIRFRATLRVKHNGITTQEPL; encoded by the coding sequence ATGGCTGATCAACAGCTGCCTCCGGCGCTGGCCGGTGATGAGCGCTTCGTCTGGCTGAATGAGCTGCTCAACGAGAACATGCAGCGCCTCGATCTCGACCCGATGCTCGTCTACCTAGTCGACCTGGTGCCGTCTTCGCTGCTGCCGATCCTTGCCGAACAGTTTTCCATGTTGGAAGAGGCGACTTGGCCGGTGGCAAGATCCGATGATGACCGGCGAGCGCTGATCAAAACCGCGATCATGCTGCACCGCTACAAGGGCACGCCCTGGGCAGTCAAGCAGGCGCTGGCCACCATCGGTTATCCGGTCCTGGAGCTGATCGAGCAGAAGACTTACCAGGCCGAATGGATCGCTGCAGGAGGCAAGACCCTCGATGGCACCTGGCTGCTCGATGGCAGCGTCAGCCTCACGCCGCCCGCGACTGGCATCAACGGTCAAGTCATGAAGCGCATCGCCATGAGCCACTGGGCTCAGTATGCGATCCGCCTCAACGCCTCGGAAGGCGACTGGTCTCGCGACCAACAGAAACGCATTCGCCAAGTCGCAGAAGCCTATGCGCCCACTCGCGACGAGCTGGTCGGCATCATCATTGCGCTGCAGGCAAAGTTCGATTCACGAATCACCATCAAGTCGATGGCTGCGCGCCTGCGCTTGAAGTACTCCAGGTGCCAGCGTTTCCAGCCTGCAGCGCGCCGCACGCTGGATGGCTGCTGGAAACTCAGCGGCGGGTATGCCGACGTGTTGCTTGACGGTGGCTGGTCTCTTGACGGGCGGCCTCTCAATGGGCGCACACCGACCGGCGCGACCCTGGACAACAGCCACATCACCACTCATCAAAAGATCACCCTGCGTGCCGCCATGGCCATGGGTGGCCCGCGCGCTTCTGAACCGGTCCTCTTAGGCGATCGCTTTCTTGCGCTGGATGGCCGCTGGGCTCTGGACACCCAAACACTTCAGGGCTGGCCGATGGATGAAGGCCGAAGCCTTGCCGATGCCCAGCTCGACCGCGTTGGCCTGCATCGCCTCGACGGCACCTGGCTGCTGGGCGGCGAACTGGGCGGACCAAGCATCAGATTCCGCGCCACTTTGCGCGTTAAACACAACGGCATTACGACCCAGGAACCGCTATGA
- the avd gene encoding diversity-generating retroelement protein Avd — MSDAQLTLLTKLEELDAYTHTVLHQFPKLERHLLCAELRAVTNHLLRLTVVAWKRRQKTAALFDLDVEIEIFRHLVRKAHRLTYINTHRLDVWMRHVNEVGRIVGAWIKHEGLAPVKK; from the coding sequence GTGAGTGATGCCCAATTGACCCTGCTGACCAAGCTTGAAGAGCTGGACGCATACACGCATACCGTATTGCACCAGTTCCCAAAGCTTGAGCGCCACCTGCTTTGCGCCGAGCTAAGGGCTGTAACCAATCATTTATTGCGTCTTACGGTGGTGGCTTGGAAGCGCCGCCAGAAGACGGCGGCACTGTTTGATCTAGATGTTGAGATTGAGATATTCCGCCACCTGGTGCGCAAAGCTCACCGGCTCACCTACATCAACACGCACCGACTGGACGTATGGATGCGTCACGTCAACGAGGTGGGCCGGATTGTTGGTGCGTGGATCAAGCACGAAGGATTAGCACCAGTTAAGAAGTAA
- a CDS encoding reverse transcriptase/maturase family protein, giving the protein MPITTNGLWGQIIDFDNLYQAYLEARRGKRDRSSVMRFAANVEENLVNLQNHLIWKSWAPGKPREFVVKEPKLRLIQAPPFADRVIHHALVRVVNPLFERKFISDSYACRVGMGTQAAVARVQHFIRVAKRNHGDSAYVLKADISKFFASIRHHALLREIERTISDKNVLWLWRQIISGYGNETGIGLPVGALTSQLGANILLSRLDHAAKDQMGIKHYVRYMDDFIAVLPNKECAAAALSELATEVAALSLELNPKTAIHPWQRGLDFCGYRIWPTHILPRKRNIKRARSSFRALMARYKAGLISQQHVRQRVCSFLAYTKHCNASRTVEGVLGDLRLVRGRG; this is encoded by the coding sequence GTGCCGATCACCACTAATGGCCTCTGGGGCCAGATAATTGATTTTGATAACCTGTACCAAGCCTATCTAGAGGCGCGTCGTGGCAAGCGGGATCGATCCTCTGTCATGCGCTTTGCCGCCAATGTCGAAGAAAATCTCGTCAACCTGCAGAACCATCTGATCTGGAAAAGCTGGGCACCCGGCAAGCCTCGCGAATTCGTGGTTAAAGAGCCCAAGCTGCGCCTGATCCAGGCTCCACCGTTTGCCGACCGCGTCATCCATCACGCCCTGGTGCGAGTGGTCAACCCTCTCTTCGAGCGCAAGTTCATCAGTGACTCCTACGCCTGCCGCGTCGGCATGGGCACCCAGGCGGCTGTGGCACGAGTTCAGCACTTCATTAGGGTTGCGAAGCGCAACCACGGCGACAGCGCGTATGTACTCAAGGCCGACATCAGTAAATTCTTCGCGAGCATAAGGCATCACGCCTTGCTGCGGGAAATTGAGCGCACCATCTCCGATAAGAACGTGCTGTGGCTTTGGCGGCAGATCATCAGCGGCTACGGTAATGAGACCGGCATCGGCTTGCCGGTTGGCGCGCTCACCAGCCAATTAGGAGCCAACATCCTGCTCAGCCGACTGGATCATGCTGCCAAGGATCAGATGGGTATCAAGCACTACGTGCGGTACATGGATGACTTCATCGCAGTGCTGCCCAATAAGGAGTGCGCCGCAGCGGCTCTGAGCGAGCTGGCAACGGAAGTGGCGGCGCTCAGCTTGGAGTTGAACCCTAAGACGGCAATTCATCCTTGGCAGCGCGGCTTGGACTTCTGCGGTTATCGCATATGGCCAACCCACATCTTGCCCCGCAAGCGGAACATCAAGCGGGCGCGGTCATCGTTCCGGGCATTGATGGCGAGATATAAGGCAGGGCTGATCAGCCAGCAGCACGTCAGGCAGCGAGTCTGTAGCTTCCTGGCGTACACGAAGCACTGCAACGCTAGTCGCACCGTAGAAGGAGTACTTGGTGATTTGAGGTTGGTGAGAGGACGCGGATAA
- a CDS encoding TetR/AcrR family transcriptional regulator has translation MAQMGRPRTFDRDVAITQALHLFWEHGYDATSLSQLKANIGGGITAPSFYAAFGSKQALFNEVIGRYLTTHGRVTDSLFDTTLTPREAIELTLRRSAKMQCEPDHPKGCLVSLGLMSACSEESKAISEPLAKARNLNRAGLVACIDRAIAAGELPTSVIPQTLAAAFDSFLLGLSTLARDGVPHATLDAAVTQMMGLWDSLCIVADDQ, from the coding sequence ATGGCACAGATGGGACGTCCGCGCACGTTTGACCGTGACGTAGCAATCACTCAGGCACTGCATTTATTTTGGGAGCATGGATACGATGCAACCTCCCTCAGCCAGCTTAAGGCCAACATTGGTGGCGGCATCACCGCACCTAGCTTTTATGCGGCTTTTGGCTCGAAGCAGGCCCTGTTCAATGAGGTAATAGGACGTTACCTCACCACTCACGGCCGGGTCACCGACAGCCTGTTTGATACGACCCTCACGCCCCGAGAGGCGATTGAACTCACCCTTCGCCGGTCAGCGAAAATGCAATGTGAGCCCGATCATCCCAAGGGGTGTCTGGTGTCGTTAGGCCTGATGAGCGCTTGCTCAGAAGAGAGCAAGGCCATCTCTGAGCCTCTCGCAAAGGCGAGGAACTTGAACCGTGCGGGCTTGGTTGCTTGTATCGACCGCGCCATTGCCGCAGGCGAATTGCCTACGTCGGTGATACCGCAGACCCTCGCCGCCGCATTCGACAGTTTTCTCCTGGGTTTATCGACACTGGCGCGCGATGGCGTTCCACACGCCACGCTGGATGCCGCAGTGACTCAAATGATGGGGCTATGGGATAGCCTGTGTATTGTTGCCGACGATCAATGA
- a CDS encoding heavy-metal-associated domain-containing protein, producing the protein MTTFEVQDMTCGHCVRVITDVVLALDPAASVQIDLPSHLVQIESASVEATELADAIVQAGYSPVAPTTSPAMIKTKGGCCCGS; encoded by the coding sequence ATGACCACCTTTGAAGTACAAGACATGACCTGCGGACACTGCGTGAGGGTCATTACCGACGTTGTGCTGGCCTTGGACCCAGCGGCCAGCGTACAAATAGATCTGCCATCACACCTTGTGCAGATTGAGTCGGCAAGCGTCGAAGCAACTGAACTGGCCGACGCGATTGTGCAGGCTGGCTACTCGCCTGTCGCCCCCACTACCAGCCCAGCGATGATCAAGACGAAAGGGGGGTGCTGCTGCGGCAGCTGA
- a CDS encoding zinc-dependent alcohol dehydrogenase family protein encodes MNVAPPYAQSKPIVIETIELAPPGPGEVLVRIRAAGLCHSDLSVINGDRPRPMPMALGHEAAGVVEELGEGVNDLEPGDHVVMVFMPSCGHCLPCAEGRPALCEPGAKANAAGTLINGSVRLSSPAGQVHHHLGVSAFAEYAVVSRNSLVKIDRDLPFVEAALFGCAVLTGVGAVVNTAQLRVGSTAVVIGLGGVGLASVLGARAAGASKIIAVDLSPEKLALAKEVGATAVVNGGDADAVDQVLQLTGGGADYVFEMAGSIRALDNAMKMTRRGGMTVTAGLPPPGSALSVNVVQLVAEERTLKGSYIGTCVPIRDIPRFIELYRDGRLPVDRLLSGRLKLDDINEGFDRLHEGSAVRQVIEF; translated from the coding sequence ATGAATGTTGCGCCGCCTTATGCCCAGAGCAAGCCGATTGTGATCGAGACCATCGAACTGGCACCGCCGGGGCCCGGCGAGGTATTGGTGCGTATCCGCGCCGCAGGCCTCTGCCATTCGGACTTGTCGGTGATCAACGGTGACCGCCCTCGGCCAATGCCCATGGCGCTCGGTCACGAGGCAGCAGGTGTGGTCGAAGAGTTGGGGGAGGGCGTCAATGATCTCGAACCGGGCGATCACGTTGTCATGGTGTTCATGCCCAGCTGCGGGCATTGCCTGCCATGCGCGGAAGGCCGTCCGGCACTGTGCGAGCCGGGTGCGAAAGCCAACGCCGCCGGCACCCTGATAAACGGCTCAGTGCGTTTGAGCAGTCCTGCCGGCCAGGTCCATCACCATCTGGGTGTTTCGGCGTTTGCCGAGTACGCCGTGGTGTCGCGTAACTCATTGGTCAAGATCGACAGGGATCTGCCTTTTGTTGAAGCAGCGCTTTTTGGTTGCGCGGTGTTGACGGGAGTCGGCGCTGTGGTCAATACCGCACAGCTACGGGTCGGCTCGACCGCTGTGGTGATCGGTTTGGGCGGCGTTGGCTTGGCGTCGGTGTTGGGTGCAAGGGCGGCAGGCGCGAGCAAAATCATTGCCGTAGATCTTTCGCCAGAGAAGCTCGCACTGGCCAAAGAGGTCGGTGCAACCGCGGTTGTCAACGGCGGCGATGCGGACGCCGTTGATCAGGTGCTGCAACTCACCGGTGGTGGTGCCGACTATGTGTTTGAAATGGCCGGCTCGATCCGGGCATTGGATAACGCCATGAAGATGACCAGGCGCGGCGGGATGACCGTGACTGCCGGCCTGCCGCCACCCGGCTCGGCGCTGTCGGTCAATGTTGTTCAGTTGGTCGCCGAGGAGCGTACGCTCAAGGGCAGTTATATCGGTACCTGCGTGCCCATCCGTGATATCCCGCGGTTCATCGAACTCTATCGAGATGGGCGCTTGCCGGTAGACCGACTGTTGAGCGGCAGACTCAAACTGGATGACATCAACGAAGGTTTCGACCGCTTGCATGAAGGCAGCGCGGTCCGTCAGGTCATCGAGTTTTGA
- a CDS encoding threonine dehydratase, with product MHRLTLDDIEQAACLVYQVMPATAQYAWPLLAERLGCEVWVKHENHTPTGAFKVRGGITFMHWLKREHPEAKGIVSATRGNHGQSLALAAGAQGLRALIVVPQGNSSEKNNAMRGFGGEVMEYGRDFDEAREEAARLSQEHGLFLVPPFHTELVKGVSTYALELFKAAPDLDAVYVPIGCGSGICGVIAARDALGLKTQVVGVVSTEAAGAKLSFETGAICETASADTFADGLAVRKPVPDAFAVYAAGAARIVSVSDAQICAAMRIYYSDTHNLAEGAGAAPLAALIQERETMLGRKVGVILSGGNVDRSVYARVIA from the coding sequence ATGCACAGACTGACTCTTGATGATATCGAACAGGCAGCTTGTCTGGTCTATCAGGTCATGCCGGCTACTGCCCAATACGCCTGGCCGCTGCTGGCTGAGCGGTTGGGATGCGAGGTGTGGGTCAAGCACGAAAATCACACACCCACTGGCGCTTTCAAGGTGCGCGGCGGTATTACCTTTATGCACTGGCTCAAGCGCGAGCATCCAGAGGCGAAAGGTATCGTCAGCGCTACCCGTGGCAATCATGGGCAGAGCCTGGCGCTGGCGGCAGGCGCGCAGGGGTTGCGGGCGTTGATTGTCGTGCCGCAAGGCAATTCCTCGGAAAAGAACAACGCCATGCGCGGTTTTGGCGGGGAAGTGATGGAGTACGGCCGCGACTTTGATGAGGCTCGTGAAGAGGCCGCGCGCCTGTCGCAGGAGCATGGTCTGTTTCTGGTGCCGCCGTTCCATACCGAGCTGGTCAAAGGTGTCTCCACTTATGCGCTGGAGTTGTTCAAGGCTGCGCCAGACCTGGACGCCGTCTATGTGCCCATTGGCTGCGGATCGGGGATTTGCGGGGTGATCGCCGCCCGCGACGCGCTGGGTCTCAAGACCCAGGTGGTGGGCGTGGTGTCCACTGAGGCTGCTGGCGCCAAGTTGTCGTTTGAGACGGGAGCCATATGCGAGACTGCTTCGGCAGATACCTTCGCTGACGGTCTGGCCGTGCGCAAGCCGGTCCCTGACGCCTTTGCTGTCTACGCGGCAGGCGCGGCGCGGATCGTATCAGTCAGCGACGCGCAGATCTGCGCTGCCATGCGTATCTACTATTCCGATACCCATAATCTCGCCGAAGGTGCCGGCGCGGCGCCCCTGGCAGCGCTCATTCAGGAGCGCGAAACAATGCTGGGGCGCAAGGTCGGCGTGATTCTGTCCGGTGGCAATGTGGACAGGTCAGTCTATGCGCGGGTAATTGCGTGA
- a CDS encoding AraC family transcriptional regulator, with product MALMSHRNRLQSSRLPEPVRRVETGPWTIELLPGSAYATRYVPTQAAIGFAFDSQRGLHAIGSDRVLPFTAVPNGLAFVPAGCDVLSESPQGGEYLRVIRTDGIALAGDRAFNNRIDPQASRLASRMRNALLQVSVADDWESWAFALAERVHSHDALSMPHTGSITGARMRLLDEFIDAMLGGPLGVKAMAQLLGLSEGYFIRAFKTATGKSPHAYLIDRRLAKARALMRDSSASLSDIALTCGFNSQAHMTTVFRQRLGISPGQLRRG from the coding sequence ATGGCGCTCATGAGCCATCGCAATCGCCTACAGTCATCGCGCCTGCCCGAACCGGTCCGCCGGGTCGAAACAGGGCCGTGGACGATTGAATTGCTCCCCGGCAGCGCCTACGCAACCCGATATGTACCGACTCAAGCGGCAATTGGCTTCGCCTTCGACAGCCAGCGAGGCCTGCATGCCATCGGCAGCGATCGCGTGCTGCCCTTCACTGCCGTACCCAACGGTTTGGCGTTCGTCCCGGCTGGCTGTGACGTTCTATCCGAGTCCCCTCAGGGTGGAGAATACCTGCGGGTAATCCGCACCGACGGTATCGCGCTGGCGGGCGATCGAGCCTTCAACAATCGCATCGATCCCCAAGCGAGCAGGCTCGCATCGCGCATGCGCAACGCACTGTTGCAGGTCTCGGTGGCGGACGACTGGGAGAGCTGGGCATTTGCATTGGCAGAACGGGTGCACAGCCACGATGCATTGTCGATGCCACACACCGGCTCGATAACGGGTGCACGGATGCGCTTGCTCGATGAATTTATCGACGCGATGCTTGGCGGGCCGCTGGGTGTAAAAGCAATGGCGCAGTTGCTCGGATTGTCCGAGGGCTATTTCATCCGCGCATTCAAGACCGCCACCGGCAAAAGCCCCCACGCTTATCTGATCGACCGACGTCTCGCCAAAGCCCGTGCTCTGATGCGCGACTCGAGTGCCAGCCTGTCGGACATCGCCCTCACCTGCGGCTTCAACTCCCAAGCGCACATGACGACCGTTTTCAGGCAGCGTCTGGGTATCAGTCCCGGACAGTTACGCCGAGGTTAG
- a CDS encoding aromatic alcohol reductase, translating into MQAATRITERGILVLGAGELGMAVLRQLARLAASSGDTRVTVLLRPSTMTSSVPGKQEEIDELRLLGIELLPGDLVSGSIAELSALFGGFDTVVSCIGFAAGKGTQIKLARAAIEAGVQRYVPWQFGVDYDVIGRGSAQDLFDEQLDVRDILRGQDATEWLIISTGMFTSFLFEPVFGVVNLAENTVHALGSWDTAVTVTTPEDIGLLTAEILFAKPRLANQVIYTAGDTLTYGELADKIDKVLNRKVQRVEWPVAKLNADLALEPDDAIRKYRAVFAQGKGVAWDPGCTFNAQHGIEVMDVEHWMHLNLR; encoded by the coding sequence ATGCAAGCTGCCACACGCATTACAGAGCGCGGGATCCTCGTCCTCGGCGCGGGTGAATTGGGTATGGCCGTGCTTCGTCAGCTGGCCAGGTTGGCTGCGTCGTCGGGCGATACGCGGGTCACAGTCCTGCTGCGTCCCTCGACGATGACGTCCAGCGTGCCAGGCAAGCAGGAGGAAATTGATGAACTGCGCTTGCTGGGTATCGAATTGCTGCCAGGGGATCTGGTGTCAGGCTCGATTGCCGAACTCAGCGCGTTGTTCGGCGGCTTCGACACCGTGGTCAGCTGCATAGGGTTTGCGGCTGGCAAAGGAACACAAATCAAACTTGCGCGTGCGGCAATCGAAGCGGGTGTTCAGCGTTATGTGCCTTGGCAGTTTGGTGTGGATTATGACGTCATTGGCAGGGGCAGCGCCCAAGACCTGTTCGATGAACAACTGGACGTACGGGATATCTTGCGCGGGCAAGATGCAACCGAGTGGCTGATCATTTCCACCGGGATGTTCACCAGTTTCCTGTTCGAGCCAGTGTTCGGCGTGGTCAATCTCGCCGAAAACACGGTACACGCCCTCGGCAGTTGGGACACCGCCGTCACCGTGACGACGCCTGAAGACATTGGCTTGCTCACGGCAGAAATTCTGTTCGCGAAGCCACGACTGGCTAATCAGGTGATTTACACTGCGGGTGACACGCTGACGTATGGCGAGTTGGCGGACAAAATCGATAAGGTGCTCAATCGCAAGGTGCAGCGGGTCGAATGGCCTGTGGCGAAATTGAACGCGGACCTGGCACTTGAGCCTGACGACGCAATAAGAAAATACCGGGCAGTATTTGCGCAAGGGAAGGGTGTCGCCTGGGATCCAGGCTGCACGTTCAATGCTCAACATGGCATTGAAGTAATGGATGTGGAGCACTGGATGCATTTGAACCTCAGATGA
- a CDS encoding helix-turn-helix domain-containing protein: MDNAEVLRQSQAACDALSADDDGLKREVLTHAGNRWSLGVVHTLGVAGRLRHAEIGRRMHGVTQRMLTRTLRQLERDGLVLRHDHHEVPPRVEYELSALGMGLLVHMIPLWTWVVENAEGFRSARTAYDSLINPVTAP; this comes from the coding sequence TTGGACAACGCAGAAGTATTAAGACAGTCACAAGCCGCCTGTGACGCCTTGAGCGCAGACGATGACGGGCTGAAACGCGAAGTGCTGACACACGCAGGTAACCGCTGGTCACTGGGTGTTGTTCATACGCTGGGGGTGGCGGGCAGATTGCGCCACGCAGAGATCGGACGGCGCATGCACGGCGTGACACAAAGGATGCTGACCCGCACGCTACGCCAACTCGAACGCGACGGTCTGGTGCTGCGTCACGATCACCACGAAGTGCCGCCGCGCGTTGAATATGAGTTATCCGCGCTAGGCATGGGTTTGCTGGTGCACATGATCCCCCTGTGGACCTGGGTGGTGGAAAACGCGGAAGGTTTTCGCAGCGCCCGCACTGCCTATGACAGCCTGATCAACCCCGTCACAGCGCCCTGA
- a CDS encoding GlxA family transcriptional regulator has translation MSKTRTIAILAVPGVQLLDVSGPLDVFAEANAQSGREYYQLQIWALEAGPVRSSSGARLLPDHVVGDGLTEVDTLLVAGAPNAPYLILKPSIIRWLQDSALRARRYGSVCTGAFVLAAAGLLEGKHVTTHWMRSALLAERYPDICVEEDALHVHDGKVHTAAGVTAGLDMALALVEDDLGRDIAKQVASQLVMYFKRPGGQLQFSRRGESLPTGRAMLQELQRWIAANPADDHSISRLAERVNLSPRHFARLFHAEVGITPAAWVEQARVAAARKQLESGVDVPKQVAAQCGFANADTLRRTFTRHVGVTPSEYRKRFVRAL, from the coding sequence ATGTCGAAAACACGCACCATCGCCATCCTTGCGGTGCCCGGCGTTCAGTTGCTGGACGTCTCGGGGCCATTGGATGTGTTTGCCGAAGCCAATGCGCAGAGCGGTCGTGAGTACTACCAACTGCAAATCTGGGCGCTGGAGGCGGGGCCGGTCCGCAGTTCATCCGGCGCGCGTTTATTGCCTGATCATGTGGTGGGGGATGGGCTGACTGAGGTCGATACGCTGCTGGTGGCTGGTGCGCCGAACGCTCCGTATCTGATTCTGAAACCGAGCATTATTCGCTGGCTTCAGGACTCGGCGCTGAGGGCTCGCCGCTACGGCTCGGTATGCACCGGCGCCTTTGTGCTGGCGGCGGCCGGACTGCTTGAGGGCAAGCACGTCACGACTCACTGGATGCGCTCGGCGCTGTTGGCCGAGCGCTATCCCGATATCTGCGTGGAAGAAGATGCCCTGCATGTCCACGACGGCAAGGTGCATACCGCAGCCGGTGTTACAGCGGGGCTGGATATGGCGCTGGCGCTGGTCGAAGACGATTTGGGTCGTGACATCGCCAAGCAGGTCGCCAGCCAGCTGGTCATGTATTTCAAACGTCCGGGCGGGCAGTTGCAATTCAGTCGGCGCGGCGAATCGTTGCCCACCGGGCGCGCCATGCTGCAAGAGCTGCAACGCTGGATCGCGGCCAATCCTGCTGACGATCACAGCATTTCCCGTCTGGCCGAACGGGTGAACCTCAGTCCACGGCACTTCGCTCGTTTGTTTCACGCTGAGGTGGGCATCACGCCAGCGGCCTGGGTCGAACAGGCACGGGTCGCCGCGGCCAGAAAGCAACTGGAGAGCGGGGTGGATGTACCCAAGCAAGTGGCGGCGCAGTGCGGATTCGCCAACGCCGATACCTTGCGGCGCACGTTCACCCGACACGTCGGCGTGACCCCCAGCGAATATCGCAAGCGCTTCGTCAGGGCGCTGTGA
- a CDS encoding HD domain-containing protein codes for MTLNIGDIKIPDSAMARQITELVRDTEPELLFNHSSRVYYFAALAGQKRGLSFDSELLYAGCMFHDMGLTHKCSSACERFEVDGANAARDFLKGYQVSQQDIDTVWTAIALHTTPGIPEHMHPVVALVTAGVEMDVLGLTYPLNSHAEREAVVKAYPRSAQFKEDIIQAFYDGIKDKPDTTFGNVKANVLADKDPSFVAGNFCEVIRRSAWSA; via the coding sequence ATGACATTGAATATTGGCGACATCAAGATTCCCGACAGCGCCATGGCGCGGCAGATTACCGAACTGGTACGCGATACCGAGCCGGAGCTGCTCTTCAATCACTCCAGCCGCGTTTATTACTTTGCCGCCCTGGCGGGTCAGAAGCGCGGCTTGAGCTTCGACTCCGAATTGCTCTACGCTGGCTGCATGTTCCACGACATGGGTCTGACCCATAAGTGCAGCAGCGCTTGCGAACGCTTTGAAGTGGACGGCGCCAACGCGGCGCGGGATTTTCTCAAGGGCTATCAGGTGAGCCAGCAGGATATCGACACGGTCTGGACCGCCATCGCGCTGCACACCACGCCCGGTATTCCCGAGCACATGCATCCGGTGGTCGCATTGGTTACAGCAGGTGTGGAAATGGATGTGCTCGGCTTGACATATCCGCTGAACAGCCACGCAGAGCGCGAAGCTGTGGTAAAGGCGTATCCACGCAGCGCGCAGTTCAAGGAAGACATCATTCAGGCGTTCTATGACGGGATCAAAGACAAGCCGGATACCACCTTTGGCAACGTCAAGGCCAATGTCCTCGCGGACAAGGATCCGTCGTTCGTGGCGGGTAATTTTTGCGAGGTGATTCGCCGGTCCGCCTGGTCGGCTTGA